From Proteiniborus sp. MB09-C3, the proteins below share one genomic window:
- a CDS encoding galactokinase, giving the protein MDLSSLKQRFYMLYGNNGESRTFFSPSRVNLIGEHIDYNGGYVLPCATQLGTYGCVQKRDDNKIRLVSENFELKVEVDIEDLKYESEHGWANYPKGVIFFMKKNGYKVSGMDILVWGNIPNGAGLSSSASLELLIAEMINNLFNDGAISKMDLIKISQKSENDFIGVKCGVMDQFAVVMGKANNAMLLDCNSLIYKYVKINIKDYKLVIMNTNKRRELNDSKYNERRDECEKALSILKKHINIDNLCQLTIEEFEKLEKYLDEDNIKNRAGHVVYENQRVLKACTALENGDILELGQLLIESHYSLKNLYGVTGIELDTIVGLALEQDGCIGARMTGAGFGGCAIALVKDEDVGDFIDKVGQMYKSKIGYEADFYLTGIGDGTKEIS; this is encoded by the coding sequence ATGGACTTATCTAGTTTAAAACAGAGGTTTTATATGCTTTACGGTAATAACGGAGAGTCGAGGACGTTCTTTTCTCCCAGTAGGGTGAATTTAATAGGGGAGCATATAGATTATAACGGAGGATATGTATTACCCTGTGCTACCCAATTAGGTACCTATGGCTGTGTCCAAAAAAGAGACGACAATAAAATAAGACTTGTATCTGAGAACTTTGAATTAAAGGTTGAAGTTGATATAGAAGATTTAAAATATGAAAGTGAGCATGGCTGGGCTAATTATCCTAAAGGCGTTATTTTTTTTATGAAAAAAAATGGCTACAAGGTTTCGGGAATGGATATACTGGTATGGGGAAACATTCCAAATGGGGCAGGCCTTTCTTCTTCTGCTTCTTTGGAGCTACTAATAGCTGAAATGATAAACAATCTATTTAATGATGGAGCAATATCTAAAATGGATTTAATCAAGATTTCTCAAAAATCAGAAAATGATTTTATTGGAGTGAAATGCGGTGTAATGGATCAATTTGCTGTAGTCATGGGTAAAGCAAATAATGCTATGCTTTTAGACTGTAATAGTCTAATTTATAAGTACGTGAAAATAAATATTAAAGATTATAAATTAGTTATTATGAACACTAACAAAAGAAGAGAGTTAAATGATTCGAAGTATAATGAAAGAAGAGATGAATGCGAGAAAGCATTGAGTATTCTTAAAAAACATATAAATATAGATAATCTATGTCAGCTTACAATAGAGGAGTTTGAGAAGCTAGAGAAATATTTAGATGAAGACAATATTAAAAATAGAGCTGGTCATGTGGTTTATGAAAATCAAAGGGTTTTAAAGGCTTGTACAGCTTTAGAAAATGGAGACATACTTGAGTTAGGACAATTGCTTATAGAATCCCATTACTCTTTGAAAAATTTATATGGGGTAACAGGTATTGAATTAGATACCATAGTGGGCCTTGCATTAGAACAAGATGGATGTATAGGTGCAAGAATGACAGGTGCAGGATTTGGAGGATGTGCCATAGCTCTTGTAAAAGATGAAGATGTAGGGGATTTTATAGATAAAGTTGGTCAAATGTATAAAAGCAAAATAGGATATGAAGCTGATTTTTATTTGACTGGAATAGGTGACGGAACTAAGGAAATAAGTTAA
- the galT gene encoding galactose-1-phosphate uridylyltransferase, whose translation MAELRWNPLLKDWTIVASHRQNRPQMPKAWCPFCPGSGKVPENYDIYRYDNDFPALDQSPPEPENVGSDFYRTKPAYGKCEVILYSPKHDALIWELDLKHLRKLVDLWCERYIELSKDEKIKYIYPFENRGKEVGVTMPHPHGQIYGYSVVPLKLQLELESSREYYEENNECLICRMNKEEEEFQKRIIIENEDFICYLPFFTDYPFGVFIVSKEHRSKMIDFTEREKDNFSSILKDITGTFDSIYDKVFPYMMAIHQAPVNSAEYGDYDKYFHFHVEFYPPLRESDKIKYNASSETGAWANCNPRNVEETAEELREAYRKFSSKNSK comes from the coding sequence ATGGCGGAATTGAGATGGAATCCTTTATTAAAGGACTGGACGATTGTAGCATCCCATAGACAAAATAGACCTCAAATGCCTAAAGCTTGGTGCCCTTTTTGTCCAGGTTCAGGGAAAGTCCCAGAGAATTATGATATATATAGGTATGACAATGATTTTCCTGCATTGGATCAGAGCCCACCAGAACCAGAAAATGTAGGGAGCGATTTTTATAGGACAAAACCTGCTTATGGGAAATGTGAAGTAATATTGTACTCGCCAAAGCATGATGCATTGATATGGGAGCTAGACTTAAAGCATTTGAGAAAACTTGTTGACCTGTGGTGTGAAAGATATATTGAGCTCTCTAAGGATGAAAAAATCAAATATATTTATCCCTTTGAAAACAGAGGGAAAGAGGTAGGGGTGACTATGCCTCATCCTCATGGGCAAATATACGGTTATTCAGTTGTACCCCTAAAATTGCAATTGGAATTAGAATCTTCTAGAGAGTATTATGAAGAAAACAATGAATGCTTAATATGTAGAATGAATAAAGAAGAAGAGGAGTTTCAAAAGAGAATAATCATAGAGAACGAAGACTTTATATGCTACCTTCCATTTTTTACTGATTATCCCTTTGGAGTATTTATAGTTTCTAAGGAACATAGGAGCAAAATGATTGATTTTACAGAAAGAGAAAAGGACAATTTTTCTTCAATTTTAAAAGACATTACAGGTACCTTTGACTCAATTTATGATAAGGTATTTCCTTATATGATGGCAATACATCAAGCACCTGTAAATTCGGCAGAGTATGGGGACTACGATAAGTATTTTCATTTTCATGTGGAATTTTATCCACCTCTAAGAGAATCTGACAAAATAAAGTACAATGCATCCTCAGAGACTGGAGCTTGGGCTAATTGCAATCCAAGAAATGTTGAGGAAACAGCAGAAGAGCTTAGAGAAGCTTATAGAAAATTTTCTAGTAAAAATTCTAAATAA
- the ugpC gene encoding sn-glycerol-3-phosphate ABC transporter ATP-binding protein UgpC → MADVVLNNICKVYPGDVLAVNNVDLHIRDKEFLVLVGPSGCGKSTTLRMIAGLEEISSGELYIGDRLCNDVEPKDRDIAMVFQNYALYPHMTVFDNMAFSLKMRKTPKKEIKEKVENAAKILDIEEYLHRKPKALSGGQRQRVALGRAIVREPEVFLMDEPLSNLDAKLRVQMRTEILKLHKRLNTTFIYVTHDQVEAMTMGDRIVVMKDGIIQQVDTPNNIYKKPINLFVAGFIGNPPMNFIESKITKENNKLYIRFNDVKLEVPENRAKVIENKGYIDKEIIFGIRPEHISDDPEFIKLNQNAQITAKVDVIENMGSMVNLYLISKDINFVANVESSTKAERMKDINLSFNMDEMYIFDKETEITI, encoded by the coding sequence ATGGCAGATGTAGTTTTAAACAATATTTGCAAGGTTTATCCAGGAGATGTTTTAGCTGTTAATAATGTTGATCTTCATATTAGGGATAAAGAATTTTTAGTTTTGGTGGGACCTTCAGGGTGTGGTAAATCAACTACCCTAAGAATGATTGCAGGCCTTGAGGAAATAAGTTCAGGAGAGCTTTATATAGGTGACAGACTTTGTAATGATGTGGAGCCGAAGGATAGAGACATAGCTATGGTTTTTCAAAACTATGCATTATATCCTCATATGACGGTATTTGATAATATGGCATTTAGTTTGAAGATGAGAAAGACACCAAAGAAGGAAATCAAAGAAAAAGTTGAGAATGCAGCAAAAATACTGGATATAGAAGAGTATCTTCATAGAAAGCCCAAGGCATTATCTGGTGGGCAAAGGCAAAGGGTTGCGCTTGGAAGAGCGATTGTCAGAGAGCCAGAGGTTTTTTTAATGGACGAGCCTTTGTCAAACTTGGATGCTAAGCTTAGGGTTCAAATGAGAACTGAAATTTTAAAGCTGCATAAAAGATTAAATACAACTTTTATTTATGTTACCCATGATCAGGTAGAGGCTATGACAATGGGGGATAGAATTGTAGTTATGAAAGATGGAATCATTCAACAGGTAGACACACCTAATAATATATATAAAAAACCTATAAATTTATTTGTTGCAGGATTTATAGGGAACCCTCCAATGAATTTTATAGAAAGTAAGATAACTAAAGAAAATAATAAGCTCTACATTAGATTTAATGATGTAAAGCTTGAAGTTCCCGAGAATAGAGCTAAGGTTATTGAGAACAAGGGCTATATTGATAAAGAGATAATATTTGGGATAAGACCAGAACATATTAGTGATGATCCAGAGTTCATTAAATTAAATCAGAATGCTCAAATAACTGCTAAAGTTGATGTTATTGAGAACATGGGCTCTATGGTAAATTTATATCTTATAAGTAAAGATATAAATTTTGTTGCAAATGTAGAATCCTCAACTAAAGCAGAAAGAATGAAAGATATTAACTTAAGCTTTAATATGGATGAAATGTATATTTTCGATAAAGAAACTGAAATTACGATATAA
- a CDS encoding LacI family DNA-binding transcriptional regulator — MEITIYDVAEKAGVSITTVSRAINNNYPVKEETRKKIEEAIEELGYVPNEIARSLILKSTSSVGIVVPGITNLFFPTIVEEINRVLVSSGFTMSLYITEGDTEREKVVVDSIISRNMDGIIAIDPSMENLENNYFPNLSEKIPIIIINGNTNKYKCNFISYDEEVGTKEAFKHLLQLGHREIAFVRGDRSLSYDLKEDLYRQFVKDNNLNYEKIISVGMGNSLEVVKKTEAICREFINSKDRGTAIFACNDLMAVGVINACNKAKVKVPEDMSVIGFDNTLLSSVNHPKITTVDLNMQEIGKNSASVLIDMIKGKHTKTKKVVYNTKLIVKESCGKRK, encoded by the coding sequence ATGGAAATTACTATATATGATGTGGCAGAAAAGGCAGGGGTTTCTATTACTACTGTATCAAGAGCCATAAATAATAACTATCCAGTAAAAGAGGAAACAAGGAAAAAAATAGAAGAGGCTATTGAAGAATTAGGATATGTGCCTAATGAAATAGCACGAAGTTTAATACTTAAAAGCACATCTAGTGTAGGAATAGTTGTGCCGGGTATTACTAACCTTTTTTTCCCTACAATAGTTGAAGAGATTAATAGAGTATTGGTAAGTAGTGGATTTACAATGTCTCTATATATCACAGAAGGTGATACAGAAAGGGAAAAGGTAGTAGTTGATAGTATTATTTCAAGAAATATGGATGGAATAATAGCTATTGACCCCTCAATGGAGAACCTGGAGAATAATTATTTCCCTAATTTATCTGAGAAAATTCCTATTATAATCATAAATGGAAATACCAATAAGTATAAATGCAACTTTATTTCTTATGATGAAGAAGTGGGAACTAAAGAAGCTTTTAAGCATCTGCTGCAATTAGGACATAGAGAAATAGCCTTTGTTCGTGGCGATAGGAGTTTGTCCTATGACTTAAAGGAAGATTTATACCGGCAGTTTGTGAAAGATAATAACCTTAACTATGAAAAAATAATATCTGTAGGAATGGGAAATAGTTTGGAAGTAGTAAAAAAGACAGAAGCAATATGTAGAGAGTTTATAAACTCTAAAGATAGAGGAACTGCCATTTTTGCATGTAATGATCTGATGGCTGTAGGAGTAATAAATGCTTGCAATAAAGCTAAAGTCAAAGTTCCTGAGGATATGTCTGTAATTGGTTTTGATAATACATTACTTTCAAGTGTAAATCATCCTAAAATTACAACTGTTGATTTAAATATGCAGGAAATAGGTAAAAATTCAGCGTCAGTGTTAATTGATATGATAAAGGGAAAGCATACGAAAACTAAAAAAGTGGTATATAATACTAAGCTAATAGTTAAAGAAAGCTGTGGTAAAAGAAAATAA